One genomic region from Cardiocondyla obscurior isolate alpha-2009 linkage group LG01, Cobs3.1, whole genome shotgun sequence encodes:
- the LOC139103045 gene encoding protein zer-1 homolog has product MAELDDLFHTDQYVGPERLTDLCYKLICENLDIISVKGKRGHRMLRKGITFPSEIGDKIIEYAQRSEATEDDDCFFSIFKNLAATRLKHVKISNCSLTDTSVQTLVSHKLYDLELTDCCNVTEFCIEHINANSENLHSLACHGTSMIIPSSFLNPSTSINYYERGYVFNTPNLKRLALGYVGIPSSEYLLLLAGLTNLTHLDLSNSCNIDTFEFYHLVPNLVSLALYNVKVNTDPKYFVKNICQLKNLRHLDISQLHSKQGQFDNPNKVLSDLVNGLPQLVSLDIGGTNLAGRGVAERPIDTKIEDTNFMQLSDIPGLASRIHKPLQFLGLYGTAHGACRRHDIPAKVVAGDANEDQILIAAHVCMDNKQELLQKVLNDLYHVFRYEDCHRMDQALCTVLEAMEKHPAQKHIQISGSATLFYIVKMKEKGELVARMKRRIISTLLAGMSTHRDEETMMRNGCLALCQFRIPHDVMSNYETLVKVLLHSAKHSEPESFVQRIGIYLLNSLACQVEGKEKRLLGKLGCVKTMLELVEYRVETNIFDDVLEVAWSTMWNMTDETSINCQRFLDEDGMALFLKCVQQYPHKEELLRNMMGLLGNVAEVEYLRIHLMQERYVTVFANLLRSNSDGIEVSYNAAGILAHMASDGIDAWSIEKPTRKEVLKYMVLAIENWDLNAERNINYRSFGPLLRLLDVYHTPPCQHWAAWALANLTKVYSFKYCALVVKEGGLEKLHTVIADPRPYERIKELANLVIENCCQYESHSDVCNVSHSALDAEYNLDG; this is encoded by the exons atggCGGAGCTGGATGACTTATTTCACACGGATCAATATGTAGGCCCGGAACGGCTTACAGATCTGTGTTACAAACTGATCTGTGAAAATCTGGACATCATTTCGGTAAAGGGAAAACGGGGCCATCGGATGCTACGCAAGGGCATAACCTTCCCAAGCGAGATAGGCGACAAGATTATCGAGTACGCGCAGCGCAGCGAAGCGACCGAGGACGACGATTGTTTCTTCTCGATCTTTAAAAATCTAGCAGCGACCCGGCTAAAGCACGTAAAGATCTCCAACTGCAGCCTCACTGACACCTCGGTTCAGACGCTTGTCAGCCACAAACTCTATGACTTGGAACTTACGGACTGTTGTAATGTAACAGAGTTTTGCATTGAACATATTAATGCTAATTCTGAGAACCTGCACAGTTTAGCCTGTCATGGAACTTCAATGATCATACCTTCTAGTTTTTTAAACCCTT CAACCTCAATCAATTATTACGAACGAGGATATGTTTTCAATACGCCAAATTTGAAACGTCTGGCATTAGGATATGTAGGAATACCTTCGTCAGAATATTTACTACTTCTAGCAGGATTAACGAATTTGACACATCTAGATTTATCTAATAGTTGTAACATTGATACTTTCGAATTTTATCATTTGGTACCAAATCTAGTATCTTTAGCTTTGTATAACGTCAAAGTCAATACTGAtccaaaatattttgttaaaaacatTTGTCAGTTGAAGAACTTAAG gCACTTGGATATTTCTCAATTACATAGTAAACAGGGTCAGTTTGATAATCCTAATAAAGTCTTGTCTGACCTTGTGAATGGTCTACCCCAGTTGGTTTCTTTAGACATTGGTGGTACAAATCTTGCGGGAAGAGGAGTTGCTGAACGTCCTattgatacaaaaattgaAGATACAAATTTTATGCAGCTTTCTGATATACCAGGACTTGCATCTAGAATACATAAGCCATTACAATTTCTAGGACTTTATGGAACTGCTCATGGTGCTTGTAGAAGACATGACATACCTGCAAAAGTG GTGGCTGGTGATGCAAATGAAGATCAAATACTGATCGCAGCTCACGTTTGCATGGACAATAAGCaagaattattacaaaaagtaTTGAATGATTTATATCATGTATTTAGGTATGAAGATTGTCATAGAATGGATCAAGCACTATGTACTGTCTTGGAAGCAATGGAAAAGCATCCAGCTCAAAAGCATATACAGATATCTGGAAG CGccactttattttatatagtaaaaatgaaagaaaaaggtgAGCTAGTAGCGCGTATGAAAAGAAGAATTATCAGTACTCTCCTTGCTGGTATGAGCACACATAGAGATGAGGAGACTATGATGCGGAATGGTTGTTTGGCATTGTGTCAATTCCGCATACCACATGATGTg aTGTCGAATTATGAAACTCTTGTAAAGGTGCTTCTACATTCAGCCAAACACTCCGAACCAGAAAGTTTTGTTCAAAGAATtggcatatatttattaaattctttagcTTGTCAAGTGGaaggtaaagaaaaaagattactTGGCAAACTGGGTTGTGTTAAAACTATGCTAGAATTGGTAGAATATAGGGTGGAGACAAACATATTTGACGATGTATTAGAAGTCGCATGGTCGACTATGTGGAATATGACCGATGAAACTTCTATAAATTGTCAACGATTTTTGGATGAGGACGGTATGGCCCTTTTTCTCAAATGTGTACAg CAATATCCACATAAAGAAGAACTGTTGAGGAATATGATGGGTTTGCTCGGTAATGTAGCAGAAGTCGAATATCTTCGAATCCATCTTATGCAGGAACGATATGTAACTGTTTTTGCCAATCTGTTACGTTCTAATAGCGATGGAATTGAG GTTTCATATAATGCTGCTGGTATATTAGCTCATATGGCATCTGATGGTATTGACGCATGGTCAATAGAAAAACCAACTCGTAAAGAAGTTCTTAAGTACATGGTGCTCGCGATTGAAAATTGGGATTTAAATGCAGAACGTAATATCAATTATCGCTCATTTGGTCCATTATTACGCCTGCTGGATGTATATCATACTCCTCCGTGTCAACATTGGGCTGCTTGGGCTCTTGCCAATCTCACCAAAGTATACT CATTTAAATACTGTGCATTGGTTGTAAAAGAAGGAGGCCTGGAGAAGCTGCATACGGTGATAGCAGATCCCAGACCGTACGAACGTATAAAAGAACTCGCAAATTTGGTGATTGAAAACTGCTGTCAATATGAAAGCCATTCCGATGTGTGTAATGTTTCTCATTCTGCCTTAGACGCGGAATATAATCTGGATggttaa
- the LOC139103168 gene encoding uncharacterized protein isoform X1, giving the protein MIDINAISILTLFLILGNLEAVTVVNHHPDDEYILEHEVLRKDALAEAKKLQIYPVGMDEKGPVPGCRPCTYPELTYCSNGSVINDHCCCDGNFNKVFLFVEHTCRVGPEECKVHAGDCAEYTRLRECCCHSYLASVWKQFATDVGSQPKISFTQFTIILIILRLHELFGLTHARNFVYY; this is encoded by the exons ATGATCGACATCAATGCGATTAGTATCCTGACGCTCTTTCTGATCCTCGGTAATCTCGAGGCAGTCACAGTCGTGAACCATCACCCTGACGATGAGTACATCCTGGAACACGAAGTCCTTCGAAAGGATGCGCTCGCTGAAGCGAAAAAACTACAGATATATCCCg TCGGCATGGACGAAAAAG GGCCGGTCCCGGGATGCAGACCTTGCACCTACCCCGAGTTAACTTACTGCAGCAATGGCAGCGTCATCAACGATCACTGTTGCTGCGACGGCAACTTCAACA AAGTGTTTCTCTTCGTCGAGCACACTTGTCGCGTGGGACCTGAAGAATGCAAAGTGCACGCTGGAGACTGTGCGGAATACACGCGACTACGGGAATGTTGTTGCCATTCGTACCTGGCCTCCGTCT GGAAACAGTTTGCGACCGACGTAGGATCGCAGCCCAAAATAAGCTTTACGCAGTTTACgattattctaataattctCAGGCTGCATGAGCTCTTTGGCCTAACGCACGCcagaaattttgtatattattaa
- the LOC139103168 gene encoding uncharacterized protein isoform X2: MIDINAISILTLFLILGNLEAVTVVNHHPDDEYILEHEVLRKDALAEAKKLQIYPGPVPGCRPCTYPELTYCSNGSVINDHCCCDGNFNKVFLFVEHTCRVGPEECKVHAGDCAEYTRLRECCCHSYLASVWKQFATDVGSQPKISFTQFTIILIILRLHELFGLTHARNFVYY, translated from the exons ATGATCGACATCAATGCGATTAGTATCCTGACGCTCTTTCTGATCCTCGGTAATCTCGAGGCAGTCACAGTCGTGAACCATCACCCTGACGATGAGTACATCCTGGAACACGAAGTCCTTCGAAAGGATGCGCTCGCTGAAGCGAAAAAACTACAGATATATCCCg GGCCGGTCCCGGGATGCAGACCTTGCACCTACCCCGAGTTAACTTACTGCAGCAATGGCAGCGTCATCAACGATCACTGTTGCTGCGACGGCAACTTCAACA AAGTGTTTCTCTTCGTCGAGCACACTTGTCGCGTGGGACCTGAAGAATGCAAAGTGCACGCTGGAGACTGTGCGGAATACACGCGACTACGGGAATGTTGTTGCCATTCGTACCTGGCCTCCGTCT GGAAACAGTTTGCGACCGACGTAGGATCGCAGCCCAAAATAAGCTTTACGCAGTTTACgattattctaataattctCAGGCTGCATGAGCTCTTTGGCCTAACGCACGCcagaaattttgtatattattaa
- the LOC139103237 gene encoding uncharacterized protein, with protein MSLLFFLGVLLHCCAFCMSDEHERLTGDHVSSATNIMNAPLTPSPENNARQFQGSYPYLSSGYRPQRCPLCDSSIYPYCGEKLFHDACCCSNSHDIPYQCELADCRFLHANSCREHRLIANCCCSDDYRTLLKSIELQ; from the exons ATGTCGTTACTATTTTTTCTCGGCGTCCTATTGCATTGTTGTGCGTTTTGTATGTCAG ACGAACACGAGAGACTGACTGGTGATCATGTATCAAGCGCAACAAATATAATGAACGCTCCGTTAACACCATCTCCAGAAAATAATGCTCGACAATTTCAAGGAAGCTATCCTTATCTTTCATCAGGATATAGACCCCAAAG atgtCCTTTGTGTGACAGTTCAATTTATCCTTACTGcggtgaaaaattatttcacgatgCCTGCTGCTGTAGTAATTCTCACGATATACCTTATCAATGCGAATTAGCAGATTGCCGATTTCTACATGCCAATAGCTGCAGGGAACACAGATTAATCGCCAATTGTTGTTGCAGCGACGATTATCGCACTCTTCTAAAGAGCATCGAGTTGCAATAA